In Sneathia sanguinegens, the following proteins share a genomic window:
- a CDS encoding Bax inhibitor-1 family protein produces the protein MYYDINNNDIENIVSKKIKGCYSYLTGALIITFLVSFFAYTNEAFNAVANNLLPIALIIQFAVPFMMAMFIYKAKPGTLLIGLLVYSASTGILLSYIAQIYTIQSVLSVLMSTICLFAVLSIYGFITRSNLMSYSGFLFVGLVSIIIMSVINIFLRSSSLDLMLSILGVIVFVIYVAYDTQLIKNKIVILARQGQLDLLDRVEIVGAFSLYLDFINLFIYLIRLFGRRKN, from the coding sequence TTGTATTATGATATAAATAATAATGATATAGAAAATATAGTCTCAAAAAAAATAAAGGGTTGTTATTCATATTTAACAGGAGCATTGATTATAACATTTTTAGTTAGTTTCTTTGCCTATACAAATGAAGCATTTAATGCAGTAGCTAATAATTTATTACCAATAGCATTAATTATTCAATTTGCAGTACCCTTTATGATGGCTATGTTTATTTATAAAGCAAAACCTGGAACACTTTTAATAGGTTTATTAGTTTATTCTGCAAGTACAGGTATATTACTTAGCTATATTGCACAAATATATACTATACAAAGTGTTTTAAGTGTACTAATGAGTACAATATGTTTATTTGCAGTTTTATCAATTTATGGCTTTATAACAAGAAGTAATTTGATGAGTTATTCGGGCTTCTTATTTGTAGGTCTAGTATCTATAATTATAATGTCAGTTATTAATATATTTTTAAGAAGTTCAAGTTTAGATTTGATGCTATCTATATTAGGAGTTATAGTATTTGTAATATATGTAGCCTATGATACTCAACTTATAAAAAATAAAATAGTTATATTAGCAAGACAAGGACAATTAGACTTGTTAGATAGGGTAGAGATAGTTGGAGCATTTTCATTATACCTTGATTTTATAAACTTATTCATATACCTTATTAGATTATTCGGTAGAAGAAAAAATTAA